The genomic interval AAGAAAAGGATGAGTCATCTGATGACCTTTATGATGCTAATAATGACGATGATGCTGGTTCTGACTGCTCCTCAGGAAAGCGAAAGAGAAATTCTTCGAGAAAAAAGGGTCGAAAACGTCGGAAACCAAATTCTGATTGTAGCATTGCCACAAAAAAGGTTGAGACTGTTACTAGAGATGATGGAACCCTGCCCAACAAGGTACCAACTGAAGAGGCGTCCTTGCCGGTAGACACCAAATGGGCTTCGCCAGAGCTACTGGAGTTTGTAGGGCACATGAGAGATGGCGATCAATCTTTTATTTCCCAGTTTGATGTTCAGGCTCTTTTGCTTGACTATATAAAACAGAACAACCTCCGTGACCCTCAAAGAAAGAGTCAAATTATCTGTGACTCAAGGCTTCACCGTTTATTCAGGAAAACACGCGTCGCTCATTTTGAGATGCTGAAGCTTTTGGAGATGCACTTTATTGTAAGTGAGCCTTCTGCAGTAAATGATGGTAGCCAAGGGATTATCAATCCTGATTCAGCTCAAATAGATCATGCCAGTGGATATAATGACATGGCAGCAAAATTCTCTCCTGATAGGAGACGAAGGATGCATAGAAAGATGGAAAGAGAACCACAGGCTAATCCTGAAGATTACGCAGCAATTGATATGCATAATATTAACCTAATTTACCTGCGCCGTAGCTTGATGGAGGATCTTATTGATGATCCCACATTGTCAGACAAAATTTCTGGTGCTTTTGTCAGGATAAGAATTTCGGGACTTGGTCAGAAGCAAGATATGTATCGTCTGGTGAAAGTTGTCGGTAAGATATTTAACCTCTAACATCTATCTATACAGTTATTCATTTAATTGAATATAAGTTTTTTGTGCAGGGACACATAAGGTTTCAGAAAAATACAGCATCGGGAAGAAGATGACAAATTTTGCACTTGAGATAATGAACTTGAACAAAAAGGAGATTATCACGATGGACACAGTATCAAATCAGGATTTTACAGAGGTCAagtcttttattttgttctcttcTCTCAATGAATGTCATATAGCACTTCTGGTGTCTATGTTGGAACATGAATTGATATGCAATTTCATTCCTTATTTTACAATTTTGTGTTGTTTGCAGTGAAGATAATTAAGcactttttttataataataacatatatattttgatggcgcatattgatttatttattaCAAATGCTAAGATTATTGGAAATATGGGACTTTCCCTCTCTCAGCCTTTGAAGAAAAGGATTTGTGTTATATGTGCCTCATCGTTTCTTGCATATCAGAAATTCTCTTTCGGTCTGTGGGGTATAATATTTGGTTTTGTGTGTTCTAAATGTGCATCTAGCTGAGCTACCATTGGATTTCCTTGTCATCTCCTTCTGGCTCAATGgattgtttatatttatttgtgtAGGAGGAATGCAAGCGCCTAAGGCAGAGCATGAAGTATGATCTAATTAGCCGACTGAAAGTGGTACTGCTAGATGAAATTAAACACCCAATGATCTAATTGATTTTCATGTTAACAAGATATGTATAGGTTTGATCTGTGTTATATTCTGTCTTGTTAATTCAGGGTGATATCCAAGAGAAAGCCAAGATCTTCCAATTTGTAAGAGTGAATGATGTGAGCACAATCCTACTAAAGGAAAATTATGTTTCTAGCTTTTCCAttaatatttgttttcttcaaAAGATATATTTATCTGCTACTGTTTAAATTCTTACAGTGGTTTGAAAACGAAAAGCAGAAGCTGTGCCATCTTCGTGACCGTGCAAGTGAAACTGGGCGTAGAAAGGAATATCCTTTTTGACCTTTATTATCATCTGCTACTTTTGCATTTCTTACTTCGTCTGggtttttttctttggctggCTAGGCGTGGTGTTTCTCTTCGAAGAGTCCAAACCATATAATTGAAGATTCTTAAAAAGTTTTTTGTGTTGAGGAACTCTTTTAACATACACAGATCATTCATAATCTGTTACGAAAATCTTGGGCCGACTGgccttttattttgttgtttttctgTTTGTTATGGAGAAGGCAGAGAGACCTCTTCGTTCTGCCCATGTTAGGAAACTATTTGAGCCAAGCAGCTTGAGTTTGCTTGTTTTTTATCCTTAACTGCATCTTACGCTTAGAGAATGTGTGGAAAAGCTTCAGCTTCTCAACACTCCTGAGGAAAGAGCACGCAGAATTAATGAAGTTCTTGACGTGCATGTTGACTCGCATATGGATCCTGATTATGAATCTGATGATGAATTTGGCAACAAGAAAGCTGGTACTTTTATCCTTGAGATGTTAATGctctaaaattttgaatattatGCTGCAGTTAGTCATCTGGCATCTGTAGGATAGTAACTTCTTGCACTAGTTTATAGTTATTGCAGTTTTTAGCATTAAACACATTTAACGTTTGGTAACATTGGTTATTTGCTGTGCAGTTGAACGTAGTGTAAATTGGGCAAGATCAGATCCATTCGTTTCACCCGTTAAAGTTAAATATTCGAACAGTTCACAAAAGAATGGTGATGCTACACGCCATCTCAAAAACCTGTCTAAACAAAATACAGAGCGTAAATCAGGAGCAGCAAGAAACTTTGAGAATTCCCATTCACCAGTTGGTATGGATATTCCAAAATCTGGCACTAATGTAAAGAGTACCAGGTGTGAAACTACGTCACCTTCATCTCATGGGGTTGTATCAAGTGACATGGAACCAGAAAAAGTCTGGCACTACAAGGATCCTTCTGGAAATGTTCAGGGCCCATTTACTCTTGTGCAGCTATCCAAATGGACAAGTTACTTCCCACGTGATATGAGAGTATGGCTTACATTTGAGAGTGAAGAGAGATCATTGCTGTTGACTGAAGTGCTCTCAAAACAACCAAAAGATTTTGGTCAACCTGCATCTGTTACTACAAGTAGTAAGTCGACAGTAGCAGACACTGGACAAAACAGAAACACTGAAATTGTTGATCTCAACAAAGCTCCTTCTCCTGTTGGTTATAGTATGCTTAATTCTTTTGAAACCACTGTTCAGTCTACTAAGCATTCTGCTCCAGAAAGGGAAAGCGTGAACTCTTTAGATGACAGGTTATCACACTCGACTGACTCAGTTCCACCAAAGGACGCTAACGCTTCAAATAGTCAAGCAATGTGTCAGATCAAGCATTCAGGCTCTCTTCCATCTCCTGGAAGTCCACATCAACGATCAGACTTGCACCATGATGAAGTACAGGGAGGACGCTCTGGTGAATGGAACAATCAACACAACAGTGAACTGTGGAGTCCATCCATGCCGCAGACAAGTTCTAGTGCACACAGTAACGTGGAATCTCATCACGATCATTATCCTTCGTGGTCACAGGTTCAACATGATCCTAAAAATAGTTTACAAGCAGGTTCTGGGAAGGATCTGAATTCGAGGTATGATATTGCGCAGAAACTTCCTAGTCAACGGATCACAAGAGATGTTCCCAGCCCTGTATTTGCCTGGAGTCCATCTGAGTCCAGGACTGCTTCCAGTCAACATGAAGGTTCTTGCTTGAGTTCAACAACCAATCTATGCACTCATGATGAACTTCATTCTTCAATTGCTTCTGCAAAGGCTAAAAGCTTTGCTCCAGCAACTCCTGTTGAAGACAGAGGTTCAAGCTCACCCTCTGGTATGCTGAGTCTCTCGGAAAGAGCACCAATCTGCAGTCCACAGTCAGCTCCTTCTGCGTCTGCTTCTGATACATGCAAGATGGAGGAGAACATGAATCAACAAAAAACACTTGAAGCTGATATATCAAACACGTCAGTTAATCAGTCTCCAGAGTCTAAGATTCTCCCTGAATCTTCTCCTGATAACCAAGATGCTGAACATGAATATCGTAGTCCACCTCCAATATCTGAGAGTAAAGAGTTATCCCCACAGTCAAGGACTACCCCTGGATCTTCTCCTGATAACCAAGATACTGAACGTGAATATCCTAGCCCGCCTCCAATATCTGGGAGTAAAGAGATATCCCCACAGTCAAGGACTATCCTTGAATCTTCTCCTGATAACCAAGATAATGGACATGAATACCCTAGTCCACCTCCGATACCGGAGAGTATAGAGCTATCTCCGCATTCTAAGGCTCTCCCTGAATCTTCTCCTGATAACCAAGATATTGAACCTGAATGCTCTAGTCCACCTCAAATACCCGAGAGTAAAGAGCTATCTCGGCAGTCTAAGATTCTCCCTGAATCATCTCCTGGTAAACAAGATATTGAACCTGAATGCCCTAGTCCACCGCAAATACCTGAGAGTAAAGAGCTATCTCAGCAGTCTAAGATTCTCCCTGAATCCTCTCCTGATAACCACGATATTAAATGTGAATATTCCAGTCCAACTCCGATACCCGAGAGTAAAGAGCTATCTCTGCAGTCTAAGATTCTCCCTGAATCTTCTTCTGATAACCAAGATATTAAGTGTGAAGATCCTAGCCCAACTCCGATATCTAAGAGTAAAGAGGTGTCTCCGCAATCTAAGATTCTCTCTGAATCTTATCTTGATAACCAAGATGTTGAACGTGAGTGTCCTAGTTCCATTCTGATAACTGAGAGTAAAGAGCTTGCTGTGGACCTCCCTGGATCAATATCATTAGCACCTGAAAAAACAGCTTCTACTGATGTAGGTGAAAACTCTTCACttgcttttatttttccaaaatcTACTCTGGCTGGGGATGATGCTTTGAAATCAGTATTTGATATGGCAAAGGCGCATTTAGAATGTGAAGATTCAAAGGTTAAAGAAGAACTGTATGTTGAATCAACTGTTGTTATAAGAGATGACATGGTTGTTAATCCTGCCTCTGGAGTTGAGTCCATAGACATGTCTGAAAATCTCTTGGAATCTTTGATGGAGCAAAGTTGTGGAACTTTTTACATGGATGGTACAACAGCCTTAGAAGGTTTTCTGTCTGGTTCAACGAAGGAAGAACCGCAATGTTCTAGCCCCATTGCTTTATCCACATGCTCTAGCCCCATTGCATTATCCCCTTGGGGTGAACATGGCTACTATCAAGGAGATTCTGTTGGTTCTTCTTTATGGGGTGTCCAGGACGATGATCCAATCGGTAATATTTGGCCATTATCCTCACAAGCACCGGCTCTCCAGTATTCATCTGGTTAGTCTGTTGATGTTTAGCATGCATCCATTAGTCCTAAACAGTTTGTGGTGTTTAGCTTACACCTACTAATTTTGCATTGTAAAATTCTCTCTCCAGCAGGTAGCACTGCTCATTTTATTGATGAAGCAACTGTCACCCATGGAAATAATGGAGTTGTTCTAAGTAGCACGccaggggaggaggtggggctACCAAACTCAGGTGTTTGCACAGATTGGGGATTGGTTGAGCAGGTAATGATATTCCAACATCATGTCAGCCTTTGACATTTGCTTTGTGTATGACATTCCATTTGACATTGGGTTCTCACTACAATAGGTGAATCCAGAAGCAAATGATGCATCGGTATCAATGATAGACAAGAACTCAGGATTAGTAGATTCTCAACCATCAGCAAATGATGGCTCAGATGTGGGTACTGCACGGAACACTAACCATAATACTAACTTGTCCCTCAACCATGAAACAGCGGTACCCTTGAGTAGAAGTTCTGGAGAAGCATCAAGAAAGCACGGATTTATTACTGACTTGAATGTTGCTACTTCAGAGGAGGCGTTAGGGAACACCAAGAACTGGAATCCATCTGCTGGTAATGCTAATCGGGGCAGCCAGCGGAATCATCACCGTGACAGGTACTCTCAAATAAGCGAATCTTGGCTTCTTAGCTCAAACTACTCTAGGAGTAGGTCTGATGGATTTGGCACTGGTGGATCGTCGAGATCAACCCCAAGGGGACAAACTCAGAGGGGGATATGTAAATTTCATGAGAATGGCTACTGCAGGAAGGGTGCATCTTGTAACTACCTGCACCCCTGATCTCTGCAATAGATAACGAGGGTTTGCATTCTTTGCCCATATCTTTTGACTTTTTTGTATAGCCTAATTACAGTGGTAGTCAACATAGAGCCTACACAACCTTTTCTTGGTTTCATTCAACCGTAGCAAGGACGGAGTATTTGTCTAGCTCTAGCATAGGAGGATGACTGAATGTACTGCCCAAGCAGATTCCACTCTTTTGGGGACACGGCCTATTTTCATTTTGCTTGGTTCAATTGAACTGCATCTGTGTATCCCTATCCCTATTGTACCCCGCTTTTGTTTCTTCCAGGCCTGAGGCCTGACCCGCATCCGCCAGATGTATCGGAAAATAGCGATATGTAACCCATCGGTTTAGTTTCTGATTTGTCTTATGTTGACAGAATGTATTCGGTATTAGTACACTGGGTTAGGATAGTTATTTAGCATTTTGACTAGTTATAAATGATACTACTACTTAACAGTATACATGATGTGATTGTGATATTAACATGCTGATACTGTGCACCGAAATTTGGTAGAGGATGGCTTGTCGAAGGTCAGATATACAACAGTACAAGTTTGGCAGCTGATTACTGAATTTGTATTAAAGGGACTTGTGGAATAGTTTATCGGTTGTCGTCATTACTCCTGTATCCAGTGTCCATTTCGTGGCTCTCTTGTAGCCAGATCCGTTTTGTGTCTCTCCTGTATCCATTTCCATTCTCAATGGACAGTTGTGCGGCAACGTACCACTGCTGtactattttgttttcttttttgagcGAAATCACTGCCGTACTAAACGTAATTGCAATAAGGTAGCGTTCTCTTTGGGCCTTTTCTGGTCTAAATTCCTGATTTGGCCCAGATACAGTTGGGTCTAAGTTTAACCATAAGCATCTCTCTTCAAGCCAAGGAACGGAATCGCGATTCACGAACACAGATTGTTTGACACGGCCAGAAACAGCAAGCCTCACCAACCAGACACATTCGCCTCAGGCTGAGACTGGTTTACAGTTTGAACGAGTTAGTCTGTTACATTTGGTTGTATATATAGTCTGTTACATTTGGTTGTCTACATACGATTTTCATCGAATCCTGGCCACACGTTACTGTTACTATGCAACTGTTCCATCTGTTTCTTCGTTGGCTGCGCTCAGGGGAACAAAAACCGGATAGTAGGTATTTAGTTCAAGATGCTCCAGTATCTGTTGTGCTGCCGACAGGTAAGACGAATGGCCATCGACAAGCTCCGTAACATCGACCTGTAAATTGCATTGTACACAAAGACGTGTAAAAGATAGATGAAAATCACGTAAGAACACAAGAATGGCACCCCAGATGCTTACATTTTCAACACCAGGGACATCAATGGCCTGGATGCCAGCCAACCCTTGTGTTAGCAGACTGCACGAGAGGATTACTTAAGTCATAACTCACAAGGGGGAATGGTGATATGAGCTTTCTGGGAGCGATGATCATCCAATATAAATCTGAGCTCTGAAATCATAAATCTGTTTACCTGGCACGAAAAGTAACACCAAGAATCCAGTCATCTGTGGAGTACACATTCACAAATCTTCCAGCAACCATCTGCCATGAGGACAAGTTAGTGAATTAAGCGCCGAGGGAAGATGCTGGGATAAAATGAACAGCAACTTCACTGTTTCTTCTTGTTACGTTGCACCATTCCTACAGAGATAATAGAGAGATAATTTCATTGCCGTTACCTTCCTCGCAGCCTCCCACCGCTCGCCTTTCACCGAAACTGGAGCACCAAGAAGAACCACCCTCTCAACAAGTCCCTCTGGTTGCAAACAAGAGATGGAGATGGTTAAAACTGATGATTTGCCACCAAGAAAGGAAACTCTTATGGATGAAGGAGATGGTTACAGAACAGGTACCATTATCACTCGATAAAGCGAGTTCCTGTAAACACTTAAATATAACACGTGCACCTAGTGAAAACCCAATGAGAGTCACAGGCCTGGGAAAAAATTGGCATTAGGGGGACATATTTCTGAGCGGCCAACATCGCTAATGAAATAAATGCATATGAAGTTACCTATTTCCTTGCAATCCCTTGAGAAGCACTTCAGCAAGCATTTTTCCTGCCTTATCTGATCTGAGAAGATACAGTTGATTGGCTAAGTAACAAATTGCTAGGATGTCTTTAACTGCAATATATGTACTGTGGGATATATACATTAAAAGTTTGTCTAAATGTTACGTCATAATCTTCATAAATTTGAATACACAAACTTATGTGTCGATCAACAGAAGAATACCAATACTGTAGATAGTGAGTGTGCACTGCAACTCTGCAAGCAACATAAGAGAAATGGGAGAGTTTGCAATTACCTGTCAATAGCAACAGACCATTTACTATCAATAAAGTCTGTAGCCGCAAGCAGTGTAGCTGGCCATGCAAATGCTGCAAGAAGACCACTTAATACGGTTCTCATTGCACCTTGCTTCATCAATTCCATAGCAAGTCCTGAATCATAAATAGCAGTGTAAATTAGAAGTTTTTGCTGATAGTGTAAATGggcaaaactaaaaatattacTTGATGTCAGCCAATCCTGTATTGCTGTACTCACTGCAATTATATGCTTAGACTCCCATTGAAGGATGTACCTGCCAGACATTATTCAACTCttgaaattatatttttaaggaTGCTCTTAGCTGGTAACACATGACAAAGTACTAGAATAGTGATCAGCAAAAAGaacatgtcaaaaaaatcaCTCTATACCTCTCTAGGTTATCCTGCCATCCTTCCCAAGGTCTACAAAAGTCATCCTCATCAAAAGCAAATCCGGAAATTAAGATGCCAACTGCAAGCCGCTGAAAGTGTTGAGAACATTTAACCAGACCAGATCAGTTTGACTACTAAAAGGGTGAACAATAATCTAGTAGAATGAAATTTGTTGTGACAtcagaaagagaaaaggaactCACACCCTGATTATGGTTTTCACCAATAGGTTTGAACTCAAATTCTTTCACGCTCCCAATTCTTCTGGCCATTTTGCTCCCCGTCAAGCCAGCTCCAGCAGCTAATTGAAAAATATCATTTCAAAGGATAAGCatgaataaatagaaaatttccACACCACAACTATTCTCATTACGCTTTCATCCATATGTTTCTCACAATTTTGGGTCATACATTGTATAAGTCTTATCCTTCTTCTGGTAATCCATCGAACTATTATCTAATTGTAAAATGCACCCCTAAAAGTGTTGTGTGCATATTCTTGGGTAAGTTCACTAAACAATATTGCAACCCTCATGACAAAAGGAAAGGGAGACTGCAGCTGATAGTAATGTAACATGACGAAACGAAAGCTCAAAGCAACATCACCAGAAGGGTTTTGAAGAACATGTAGACACACCTCCAAATGATGCAGCAACTGCCACAGAGCCAGCAACAGATCCTGCAGCGGTAGCCATAGCAGCAAATCCACTAGCTCCTATAACAGGGACAAGTGTGCCCAGGGTTGGAGCAAGAGCACCAAACCCTGCAGCAATTGCTGGAGCAGCTAAACCTGTCAAGTTGGAAGAGAATATCAACCGTTTGGAGTAATATGAGCAACAGAAACTAGTTCAGATGTTCCGTGTCCAGCAGAATTTCTTAAGTTTTTTCATACCCCCAGTAATAGCCAACAGTGCTCCTCCAGTCAAAGCAGCTGCACCAATTATTCCTCCACGCTTCCATTTTTCCCATTTACTTTTGGGTGATGCGCTTTCTTGTGATTGTTCTTGTTCTTTCGCTGCTGCCATGGCAGAGCATGCAACCATAACCTCAATTGCTTCCTGCAGCGAAAGCATGGTTGGTGACAAATTTGGTGAAACATGAAAAACATTGGGGGTTCTTCTTTAATTGCCTTAGAATATTGTTTGGTACCCTTAGTGATTACTATGCTGAATCCAAAAAAGTTTAGTCTGTACAAACCATTTTGATCCACTTCACATCAAGCCATGTTGATAGCAGCCGAAGAGCAACACGATGCCGAGCATCATAACCCTTCCTGAAGCGGGTTGATTTTCTGTCCTCTTCCTCTTGTGATACAGGTTTATCAGCAACACAAGCCGAGAGAAGAGCAAACAGCAATGCCATCTTCCGGTGATTGTTAGCAGGAATATCATCTAAGGTCAATTTATTGATTCCTAACAGGTCATCATGAGAGCTTTCCCCTGGGGATTTATCTGTTCCAGAGCTGCTAGGCAAAGCATCCTGATCCCCATCCCCCTCTTTAATTGTGTTACCCACTTCACTGTCATTGCCCAAACTCATTACCATCGCATCAACTCCTTTTGCCAAGGCAAGCTCCTGGACGGATCTGTCCGAGGAGCTTTCGCCATCTTCTTCAAATATTATCCTTAGAAACTACAAAATGAGAGTGATATGAGATGCTACGAAACAAAAATTTCACTAGTCAAGCACACGCGGAAATTGAAGTTGAACAGTCGTGTAGGCATATAATCAAACACCTAAGCCCCAGACCATCTCTGCAGCACTGACCAGACCGCATGGCCAATTACAGTATCAGGGCAGAAAATGCAGTGCCGTACCGCGCCGATGTGATGCTTGGCCTcggacgacgccgccgtctcctccagcCCCGACCACGCCTTGGGATCGATCTCCAGGAACCTAGCAGAGCCCCCCGATCGCCAAGTAAAGCGGAAGCATTCATCTCAAACCCCCCAAATTTACAAGCGGAGAGGAGCGAGAAAACACCTGAAGAcggggcggaggaggccgtGGGAGTCGTGCGTCcagaggtcggcgtcggcgccgccgccggagttggaggaggagctgctgccgccgccgccgccgccgctgctggtgctggtgcgcccctgctcctcgtcgtcgtcgtcgtcgtcgtcgtgggcgCCGAGGAGGACGGACTGGTGGATCTGGGCCTGGCGGAGCGCGAGCGCCAGCAGCGCCCCCGCCGCGTAGCGCTGCGTCGGCGTCagcgtcgtcgccatcgccggcgatcGATTCAGGTGCAGGGTTTACGCCTACCCTTGGGTTGGTCGCCTCGGCTGGCTTCAGTTGGACGGCGTCGAGGCGGTTTCTTTCGTGCCAAACTCGGTCAAATTTTGGTTGGGGGAGACCGGAGAGCAGCAGCACGCACCTCCGGaatgagcagcagcagtagaaATTTTTCCAAAATGTTTATATTCCATTTCAAAAGGAGGCGTAGATTTCTTCCAGAAGGCCACGTCGACCTGGCACGTGTAACCACGGTCCACGGGTGCTTCagattttgtttaaaaaataatcatattttaaatacTACATCCATCCCAATATAAATGCAATGGTAGATTTCCATACCAACGTTTTCTTTGACCATAATGTCACGTGCCACGTGCCACTGGATCTTGTGAATGGAGCCAATATGCAACTACAAACATAATGAGGAAAATAAATCGATTTGAATTCTATGACGAAATTATCTTTCGAAATGACATAAAATTTCAGCCGAAATCCTAAGCCACAAATTatctatatatttaattatcCATATGCACACATGATGCATACGATGTCCACACCAGATTACACGCTCACACTGTCACAGTCTCACTTCGAGCTGCGCTGCAACGAACACACGCATCTCTCGCGCCAAATCGGGAACGCGCGTCACATCGGGCAGGTGAGCCGGGGCGTCGGCACGGCGCGGAGcctcgcggcgcgcggcgcggtgagGCCGAAGCCGTCCGCCATGTCGAGCTCCTccggc from Oryza glaberrima chromosome 3, OglaRS2, whole genome shotgun sequence carries:
- the LOC127767639 gene encoding zinc finger CCCH domain-containing protein 44-like isoform X1, encoding MEGAAAAGGGGEMLSPGEADWPPELRLPPPPPPPAASEGEPPPARAAVGMDDSQFLGSIIGLPAQPPQATAEALAVVGVKRRRGRPPKKRDGAAAATAVVPAARPARRREDEEEVVCFICFDGGNLVVCDRRGCPKVYHPACIKRDEAFFQSRSKWNCGWHICSSCEKAVHYMCYTCTYSLCKVCIKQGKFFSVRGTKGFCDTCYSTILLIESKDEGDTKIVVDFDDQNSWEYLFKLYWVDLKGKLSLTLEELTSAKARWNAPTTYTRKEKDESSDDLYDANNDDDAGSDCSSGKRKRNSSRKKGRKRRKPNSDCSIATKKVETVTRDDGTLPNKVPTEEASLPVDTKWASPELLEFVGHMRDGDQSFISQFDVQALLLDYIKQNNLRDPQRKSQIICDSRLHRLFRKTRVAHFEMLKLLEMHFIVSEPSAVNDGSQGIINPDSAQIDHASGYNDMAAKFSPDRRRRMHRKMEREPQANPEDYAAIDMHNINLIYLRRSLMEDLIDDPTLSDKISGAFVRIRISGLGQKQDMYRLVKVVGTHKVSEKYSIGKKMTNFALEIMNLNKKEIITMDTVSNQDFTEEECKRLRQSMKYDLISRLKVGDIQEKAKIFQFVRVNDWFENEKQKLCHLRDRASETGRRKELRECVEKLQLLNTPEERARRINEVLDVHVDSHMDPDYESDDEFGNKKAVERSVNWARSDPFVSPVKVKYSNSSQKNGDATRHLKNLSKQNTERKSGAARNFENSHSPVGMDIPKSGTNVKSTRCETTSPSSHGVVSSDMEPEKVWHYKDPSGNVQGPFTLVQLSKWTSYFPRDMRVWLTFESEERSLLLTEVLSKQPKDFGQPASVTTSSKSTVADTGQNRNTEIVDLNKAPSPVGYSMLNSFETTVQSTKHSAPERESVNSLDDRLSHSTDSVPPKDANASNSQAMCQIKHSGSLPSPGSPHQRSDLHHDEVQGGRSGEWNNQHNSELWSPSMPQTSSSAHSNVESHHDHYPSWSQVQHDPKNSLQAGSGKDLNSRYDIAQKLPSQRITRDVPSPVFAWSPSESRTASSQHEGSCLSSTTNLCTHDELHSSIASAKAKSFAPATPVEDRGSSSPSGMLSLSERAPICSPQSAPSASASDTCKMEENMNQQKTLEADISNTSVNQSPESKILPESSPDNQDAEHEYRSPPPISESKELSPQSRTTPGSSPDNQDTEREYPSPPPISGSKEISPQSRTILESSPDNQDNGHEYPSPPPIPESIELSPHSKALPESSPDNQDIEPECSSPPQIPESKELSRQSKILPESSPGKQDIEPECPSPPQIPESKELSQQSKILPESSPDNHDIKCEYSSPTPIPESKELSLQSKILPESSSDNQDIKCEDPSPTPISKSKEVSPQSKILSESYLDNQDVERECPSSILITESKELAVDLPGSISLAPEKTASTDVGENSSLAFIFPKSTLAGDDALKSVFDMAKAHLECEDSKVKEELYVESTVVIRDDMVVNPASGVESIDMSENLLESLMEQSCGTFYMDGTTALEGFLSGSTKEEPQCSSPIALSTCSSPIALSPWGEHGYYQGDSVGSSLWGVQDDDPIGNIWPLSSQAPALQYSSAGSTAHFIDEATVTHGNNGVVLSSTPGEEVGLPNSGVCTDWGLVEQVNPEANDASVSMIDKNSGLVDSQPSANDGSDVGTARNTNHNTNLSLNHETAVPLSRSSGEASRKHGFITDLNVATSEEALGNTKNWNPSAGNANRGSQRNHHRDRYSQISESWLLSSNYSRSRSDGFGTGGSSRSTPRGQTQRGICKFHENGYCRKGASCNYLHP
- the LOC127767639 gene encoding zinc finger CCCH domain-containing protein 44-like isoform X2, which produces MEGAAAAGGGGEMLSPGEADWPPELRLPPPPPPPAASEGEPPPARAAVGMDDSQFLGSIIGLPAQPPQATAEALAVVGVKRRRGRPPKKRDGAAAATAVVPAARPARRREDEEEVVCFICFDGGNLVVCDRRGCPKVYHPACIKRDEAFFQSRSKWNCGWHICSSCEKAVHYMCYTCTYSLCKVCIKQGKFFSVRGTKGFCDTCYSTILLIESKDEGDTKIVVDFDDQNSWEYLFKLYWVDLKGKLSLTLEELTSAKARWNAPTTYTRKEKDESSDDLYDANNDDDAGSDCSSGKRKRNSSRKKGRKRRKPNSDCSIATKKVETVTRDDGTLPNKVPTEEASLPVDTKWASPELLEFVGHMRDGDQSFISQFDVQALLLDYIKQNNLRDPQRKSQIICDSRLHRLFRKTRVAHFEMLKLLEMHFIVSEPSAVNDGSQGIINPDSAQIDHASGYNDMAAKFSPDRRRRMHRKMEREPQANPEDYAAIDMHNINLIYLRRSLMEDLIDDPTLSDKISGAFVRIRISGLGQKQDMYRLVKVVGTHKVSEKYSIGKKMTNFALEIMNLNKKEIITMDTVSNQDFTEEECKRLRQSMKYDLISRLKVGDIQEKAKIFQFVRVNDWFENEKQKLCHLRDRASETGRRKELRECVEKLQLLNTPEERARRINEVLDVHVDSHMDPDYESDDEFGNKKAVERSVNWARSDPFVSPVKVKYSNSSQKNGDATRHLKNLSKQNTERKSGAARNFENSHSPVGMDIPKSGTNVKSTRCETTSPSSHGVVSSDMEPEKVWHYKDPSGNVQGPFTLVQLSKWTSYFPRDMRVWLTFESEERSLLLTEVLSKQPKDFGQPASVTTSSKSTVADTGQNRNTEIVDLNKAPSPVGYSMLNSFETTVQSTKHSAPERESVNSLDDRLSHSTDSVPPKDANASNSQAMCQIKHSGSLPSPGSPHQRSDLHHDEVQGGRSGEWNNQHNSELWSPSMPQTSSSAHSNVESHHDHYPSWSQVQHDPKNSLQAGSGKDLNSRYDIAQKLPSQRITRDVPSPVFAWSPSESRTASSQHEGSCLSSTTNLCTHDELHSSIASAKAKSFAPATPVEDRGSSSPSGMLSLSERAPICSPQSAPSASASDTCKMEENMNQQKTLEADISNTSVNQSPESKILPESSPDNQDAEHEYRSPPPISESKELSPQSRTTPGSSPDNQDTEREYPSPPPISGSKEISPQSRTILESSPDNQDNGHEYPSPPPIPESIELSPHSKALPESSPDNQDIEPECSSPPQIPESKELSRQSKILPESSPGKQDIEPECPSPPQIPESKELSQQSKILPESSPDNHDIKCEYSSPTPIPESKELSLQSKILPESSSDNQDIKCEDPSPTPISKSKEVSPQSKILSESYLDNQDVERECPSSILITESKELAVDLPGSISLAPEKTASTDVGENSSLAFIFPKSTLAGDDALKSVFDMAKAHLECEDSKVKEELYVESTVVIRDDMVVNPASGVESIDMSENLLESLMEQSCGTFYMDGTTALEGFLSGSTKEEPQCSSPIALSTCSSPIALSPWGEHGYYQGDSVGSSLWGVQDDDPIGNIWPLSSQAPALQYSSGSTAHFIDEATVTHGNNGVVLSSTPGEEVGLPNSGVCTDWGLVEQVNPEANDASVSMIDKNSGLVDSQPSANDGSDVGTARNTNHNTNLSLNHETAVPLSRSSGEASRKHGFITDLNVATSEEALGNTKNWNPSAGNANRGSQRNHHRDRYSQISESWLLSSNYSRSRSDGFGTGGSSRSTPRGQTQRGICKFHENGYCRKGASCNYLHP